The following are from one region of the Coffea eugenioides isolate CCC68of chromosome 2, Ceug_1.0, whole genome shotgun sequence genome:
- the LOC113760499 gene encoding U-box domain-containing protein 44-like codes for MMGTEIETSSEIVFEERTSVDEVASVTKDSESSLGEAFTEFSLLIKKLSPLLDELRKNNLVDRDAIYKAIESLEVEFYRAKNLLSSTNIHSSPLKHIEDVTQNLGRSLGLVLFAGHEVSMANKEKIEALHKEMMSTKFDWCSQRESVSVNDVFTEEDSEEGIVEEDRIILDIKDVVFQLSSGNDEESKRAILQLDALVRENTITDQTIDDESIISVLCNRLSSSKSNNRLAIIRLLRSMIRKNDKNKEKMEEVGCLSVLVKSLTRDVEERKEAVALLTSLSDIPAVRRRIGRIQGCILMLVSIYNEEDQEASNDAGRLLNALSNNIQNVLNMAEAGYFKPLIKYLKEGSDMSKVLMATALSRMQLTDQRKASLGEYGAIEPLVNMFSRGKFEAKLSALSALQNLSSLKDNIQRLISSGVVVHLLQLLFSVTSVLMTLREPASAILAMIAQSERILDKPDVAQQMLSLLNLSSPVIQCHLLNALNSIAGHTSAVKVRKKMKENGGIQLLIPFLVYGNSKIRSSVLQLIYTLSKGDQQDLAQQLGEMNINIIAGIISQSTPESEKAAAVGILSNLPSSDRKVTDMLKHANMLPTLVSMLSSLSAASTPTAMRTAESIAGVLIRFTAPSDKKLQHFSANQGVIAALVKLLVHGSVVAKSRAATCLAQLSQNSLSLKKSRKSNWLCAPPSMDGYCEVHDGYCSPKSTFCLIKADAVAHLIRVLEGTEREADEAVLSSLATLLQDEIWENGSYLIAKYSGIQAIIKVLEYGTVKAQEKALWNLERIFRVESHRVQHCEFAQVVLIDLAQNGDPKLKPASAKLLAQLELLQAQSSYF; via the exons ATGATGGGTACAGAAATTGAAACTTCTTCAGAGATTGTATTCGAAGAAAGGACTTCAGTAGATGAAGTTGCATCAGTGACAAAAGATTCAGAATCATCTCTTGGAGAGGCCTTTACAGAGTTCTCTCTGCTCATAAAAAAACTGAGTCCACTTCTTGATGAATTGAGGAAAAACAATCTTGTGGACAGGGATGCAATTTACAAAGCCATTGAATCACTTGAGGTGGAATTTTATCGTGCAAAAAATTTGCTAAGTAGCACGAATATTCATTCATCTCCATTAAAGCACATAGAAGATGTTACACAGAATCTTGGGAGGTCATTAGGCCTTGTTCTCTTTGCTGGTCATGAAGTATCAATGGCCAACAAAGAAAAGATTGAAGCACTGCATAAAGAAATGATGAGTACCAAGTTTGACTGGTGTTCTCAACGAGAATCAGTGTCTGTTAATGATGTCTTCACGGAGGAAGATTCAGAGGAAGGAATAGTTGAGGAAGATAGAATTATTTTAGATATTAAAGATGTCGTTTTTCAGCTCAGTTCTGGGAATGATGAAGAATCTAAACGTGCAATTCTCCAGTTGGACGCTTTGGTTAGGGAAAATACGATTACTGATCAAACAATTGACGATGAGAGTATTATATCAGTTTTGTGTAACCGGTTGAGTTcaagtaaatcaaacaacagaCTTGCCATAATCAGACTGCTAAGAAGCATGATTCGAAAGAATGATAAAAACAAG GAAAAGATGGAAGAAGTGGGATGTTTATCGGTGTTGGTTAAGTCATTGACGAGGGATGTGGAAGAGAGGAAGGAAGCTGTGGCACTTTTAACTAGCCTTTCAGATATTCCTGCAGTTAGGAGAAGAATTGGGAGAATTCAAGGGTGTATTTTAATGCTGGTTTCCATCTACAATGAGGAGGATCAAGAGGCATCTAATGATGCAGGAAGACTATTAAATGCTTTGTCAAACAATATTCAAAATGTTCTAAATATGGCTGAGGCTGGCTACTTCAAACCTCTAATAAAGTACCTGAAGGAAG GTTCTGATATGAGTAAGGTTCTAATGGCAACAGCCCTTTCAAGGATGCAGTTGACTGATCAACGTAAAGCTTCCCTCGGAGAATATGGGGCCATTGAACCTTTGGTTAACATGTTCAGTAGAGGAAAGTTTGAGGCCAAGCTATCAGCCTTGAGTGCATTGCAAAACTTATCTAGCTTGAAAGATAATATCCAACGATTGATTAGTTCTGGTGTGGTGGTGCACCTGCTTCAGCTTCTTTTTTCCGTGACATCAGTACTAATGACTCTTCGAGAACCTGCATCTGCGATTCTAGCAATGATAGCTCAGTCTGAAAGAATACTTGACAAACCAGATGTTGCTCAACAAATGCTCTCACTTTTGAACCTGTCTAGTCCAGTAATCCAGTGTCATCTCTTAAATGCATTGAATAGCATTGCTGGTCATACTAGTGCAGTTAAAGTTAGAAAGAAGATGAAAGAGAATGGTGGAATTCAGCTTCTCATACCATTCCTTGTTTATGGTAATTCCAAAATCAGGAGTTCTGTCCTACAGTTGATATATACATTGTCTAAGGGTGATCAACAGGATCTGGCACAACAGCTCGGGGAAATGAATATTAATATAATTGCTGGTATCATCTCACAATCAACTCCTGAGAGTGAGAAGGCTGCAGCTGTTGGCATACTCAGCAATTTGCCATCAAGTGACAGAAAAGTCACAGATATGCTAAAACATGCTAATATGTTGCCTACTTTGGTTTCTATGTTGAGTTCCTTAAGTGCAGCTTCAACACCTACTGCAATGAGGACAGCAGAGAGCATTGCAGGTGTTCTAATTCGCTTCACAGCTCCTTCTGATAAGAAGTTGCAACATTTTTCAGCTAATCAAGGGGTGATTGCTGCTCTTGTAAAGTTACTTGTACACGGTTCAGTGGTGGCTAAAAGTAGAGCTGCAACATGTCTGGCTCAGTTATCACAGAACTCACTTTCTCTGAAGAAATCCAGAAAATCAAACTGGTTATGTGCGCCTCCTTCAATGGATGGCTATTGTGAAGTTCATGATGGATATTGCTCACCCAAAAGCACATTTTGTTTGATAAAGGCAGATGCCGTTGCTCATTTGATCCGAGTTCTCGAAGGTACAGAGAGGGAAGCAGATGAAGCTGTTCTTAGTTCACTTGCAACTCTCCTGCAAGATGAAATATGGGAGAATGGGAGCTATCTCATAGCCAAATATTCAGGCATTCAAGCCATCATTAAAGTTCTTGAATATGGAACTGTAAAGGCACAAGAAAAAGCCCTTTGGAATTTGGAAAGGATTTTTAGAGTTGAGTCACACAGAGTACAGCACTGTGAATTTGCACAAGTGGTTCTCATTGATCTAGCACAAAATGGTGATCCTAAGTTGAAGCCAGCAAGTGCCAAGTTACTGGCACAACTTGAGCTCTTGCAAGCTCAATCCAGTTACTTCTGA